From one Streptomyces sp. Q6 genomic stretch:
- the groL gene encoding chaperonin GroEL (60 kDa chaperone family; promotes refolding of misfolded polypeptides especially under stressful conditions; forms two stacked rings of heptamers to form a barrel-shaped 14mer; ends can be capped by GroES; misfolded proteins enter the barrel where they are refolded when GroES binds) encodes MAKILKFDEDARRALERGVNKLADTVKVTIGPKGRNVVIDKKFGAPTITNDGVTIAREVEVEDPYENLGAQLVKEVATKTNDIAGDGTTTATVLAQALVKEGLRNVAAGASPAALKKGIDAAVKAVSEDLLATARPIDDKADIAAVAGLSAQDSQVGELIAEAMDKVGKDGVITVEESNTFGLELDFTEGMAFDKGYLSPYFVTDQERMEAVLDDPYILIHQGKIGSIQDLLPLLEKVIQAGGSKPLLIIAEDVEGEALSTLVVNKIRGTFNAVAVKAPGFGDRRKAMLQDMATLTGATVIAEEVGLKLDQAGLDVLGSARRVTITKDDTTIVDGGGNKGDVEGRVNQIKAEIENTDSDWDREKLQERLAKLAGGVCVIKVGAATEVELKEKKHRLEDAISATRAAVEEGIVSGGGSALVHAVKVLEGSLGKEGDEATGVAVVRRAAVEPLRWIAENAGLEGYVIVSKVAELDKGFGYNAATGEYGDLVKAGVIDPVKVTRSALENAASIASLLLTTETLVVEKPAEEEADAGHGHGHGHSH; translated from the coding sequence ATGGCGAAGATCCTGAAGTTCGACGAGGACGCCCGTCGCGCCCTCGAGCGCGGCGTCAACAAGCTTGCCGACACGGTCAAGGTGACGATCGGCCCCAAGGGCCGCAACGTCGTCATCGACAAGAAGTTCGGCGCCCCCACCATCACCAACGACGGTGTGACCATCGCCCGTGAGGTCGAGGTCGAGGACCCTTACGAGAACCTCGGTGCGCAGCTGGTGAAGGAGGTGGCGACCAAGACCAACGACATCGCGGGTGACGGTACGACCACCGCCACCGTGCTGGCCCAGGCCCTCGTCAAGGAAGGCCTGCGCAACGTCGCCGCCGGCGCCTCCCCGGCCGCCCTGAAGAAGGGCATCGACGCCGCGGTCAAGGCCGTGTCCGAGGACCTCCTCGCGACCGCCCGTCCGATCGACGACAAGGCCGACATCGCCGCCGTCGCCGGTCTGTCCGCGCAGGACAGCCAGGTCGGCGAGCTCATCGCCGAGGCGATGGACAAGGTCGGCAAGGACGGTGTCATCACCGTCGAGGAGTCCAACACCTTCGGCCTGGAGCTCGACTTCACCGAGGGCATGGCCTTCGACAAGGGCTACCTGTCCCCGTACTTCGTCACCGACCAGGAGCGTATGGAGGCCGTCCTCGACGACCCGTACATCCTGATCCACCAGGGCAAGATCGGCTCGATCCAGGACCTGCTCCCGCTCCTGGAGAAGGTCATCCAGGCCGGCGGCTCCAAGCCCCTGCTGATCATCGCCGAGGACGTCGAGGGCGAGGCCCTGTCGACCCTGGTCGTGAACAAGATCCGCGGCACGTTCAACGCCGTCGCGGTCAAGGCCCCGGGCTTCGGCGACCGCCGCAAGGCGATGCTCCAGGACATGGCCACCCTCACCGGTGCCACCGTCATCGCCGAAGAGGTCGGCCTCAAGCTCGACCAGGCCGGCCTGGACGTGCTCGGTTCCGCGCGCCGCGTGACCATCACCAAGGACGACACCACGATCGTCGACGGTGGCGGCAACAAGGGCGACGTCGAGGGCCGCGTCAACCAGATCAAGGCCGAGATCGAGAACACGGACTCCGACTGGGACCGCGAGAAGCTCCAGGAGCGCCTCGCGAAGCTCGCCGGTGGCGTCTGCGTGATCAAGGTCGGTGCCGCGACCGAGGTCGAGCTCAAGGAGAAGAAGCACCGTCTGGAGGACGCCATCTCCGCGACCCGCGCCGCGGTCGAGGAGGGCATCGTCTCCGGTGGTGGCTCCGCGCTCGTCCACGCCGTCAAGGTCCTTGAGGGCTCCCTCGGCAAGGAGGGCGACGAGGCCACCGGTGTCGCCGTCGTCCGCCGCGCCGCCGTCGAGCCGCTGCGCTGGATCGCCGAGAACGCGGGCCTCGAGGGCTACGTGATCGTCTCCAAGGTCGCCGAGCTCGACAAGGGCTTCGGCTACAACGCCGCGACCGGCGAGTACGGCGACCTGGTCAAGGCCGGCGTCATCGACCCGGTCAAGGTCACGCGCTCCGCCCTGGAGAACGCCGCGTCGATCGCCTCCCTGCTCCTGACGACCGAGACCCTGGTCGTCGAGAAGCCGGCCGAGGAAGAGGCCGACGCCGGTCACGGCCACGGCCACGGTCACTCGCACTGA
- a CDS encoding GuaB3 family IMP dehydrogenase-related protein yields the protein MTEIEIGRGKRGRRAYAFDDIAVVPSRRTRDPKEVSIAWQIDAYRFELPFLAAPMDSVVSPATAIRIGELGGLGVLNLEGLWTRYEDPQPLLDEITELTPEAATRRLQEIYSAPIQADLIKQRIKEVRDSGVVTAAALSPQRTVEFSKAVVDAGVDIFVIRGTTVSAEHVSGAAEPLNLKQFIYELDVPVIVGGCATYTAALHLMRTGAAGVLVGFGGGAAHTTRNVLGIQVPMATAVADVAAARRDYMDESGGRYVHVIADGGVGWSGDLPKAIACGADAVMMGSPLARATDAPGKGHHWGMEAVHEDVPRGKKVDLGTVGTTEEVLTGPSHSPDGSMNLFGSLKRAMATTGYSELKEFQRVEVTVADSHHRR from the coding sequence GTGACTGAGATCGAGATCGGGCGCGGCAAGCGCGGCCGCCGCGCGTACGCCTTCGACGACATCGCCGTCGTACCGAGCCGGCGCACCCGCGACCCGAAGGAGGTCTCGATCGCCTGGCAGATCGACGCCTATCGGTTCGAGCTGCCGTTCCTGGCCGCTCCCATGGACTCCGTGGTCTCCCCGGCCACCGCCATCCGCATCGGCGAGCTCGGCGGCCTCGGCGTGCTGAACCTCGAAGGTCTCTGGACCCGGTACGAGGACCCGCAGCCGCTGCTCGACGAGATCACCGAGCTGACGCCCGAGGCCGCGACCCGCCGCCTCCAGGAGATCTACTCCGCGCCGATCCAGGCCGACCTGATCAAGCAGCGCATCAAGGAGGTGCGCGACTCCGGTGTCGTCACCGCCGCCGCGCTCTCGCCGCAGCGCACGGTCGAGTTCTCCAAGGCCGTCGTGGACGCGGGCGTCGACATCTTCGTGATCCGCGGGACCACGGTCTCCGCCGAGCACGTCTCCGGTGCCGCCGAGCCGCTGAACCTGAAGCAGTTCATCTACGAGCTGGACGTGCCGGTGATCGTGGGCGGCTGTGCCACGTACACCGCCGCGCTGCACCTCATGCGCACCGGTGCCGCGGGTGTCCTCGTCGGGTTCGGCGGCGGCGCCGCCCACACGACGCGGAACGTGCTGGGCATCCAGGTGCCGATGGCCACGGCCGTCGCCGACGTCGCGGCCGCGCGCCGTGACTACATGGACGAGTCCGGCGGCCGGTACGTGCATGTCATCGCCGACGGTGGCGTGGGCTGGTCCGGCGACCTGCCGAAGGCCATCGCCTGCGGCGCCGACGCCGTGATGATGGGCTCGCCGCTGGCGCGCGCCACGGACGCGCCCGGCAAGGGGCACCACTGGGGCATGGAGGCCGTCCACGAGGACGTGCCGCGCGGCAAGAAGGTCGACCTCGGCACGGTCGGGACGACCGAGGAGGTCCTCACCGGTCCCTCGCACTCGCCCGACGGTTCGATGAACCTCTTCGGTTCGCTGAAGCGGGCCATGGCGACGACCGGCTACAGCGAGCTCAAGGAGTTCCAGCGGGTCGAGGTCACGGTGGCCGACTCGCACCACCGTCGCTGA
- a CDS encoding multicopper oxidase family protein, producing MTPKTRKTPKARLKRVLLVLGSLVAVLALAVGGGVLWLWSDAKVSTAGRAEFRNELAVPPLAPSHIDEKDGARVFDLRMREGEKEFRPGRRTATWGFDGDFLGPTLRAERGEKVRVRVRNELDEASSVHWHGMHLPARMDGGPHQMIEPGAEWTPRWTVDQPAATLWYHPHPHGRTERHVQRGLAGMFLVDDERSERLALPRTYGVDDLPVIVQDVKFDGAGFDHGHGLMRSVGFLGDRTMVNGTLDPYRVVRDERVRLRLLNASTARTYAFGFADGRDVALVGTDGGLLERPATLDRIRLSPGERAEIVVRMAPGERAVLRSFPQDGYGDAWQRRFAGGDDSFDVLQLRAADRLRPSPAIPSRLGELELPDARDAVRGRDFELRMSGINGRAMDMGRIDETVTRGTTEVWTVRNDNGMPHNFHVHDVQFRVVEVDGEAPPPELRGRKDTVFLPSGTTMRLALRFDGGPEFADPEVPFMYHCHLLYHEDGAMMGQFVVVDQGQRARTPGSGDHGHH from the coding sequence ATGACTCCGAAGACCCGGAAGACACCCAAGGCCCGCCTGAAGCGGGTCCTCCTCGTGCTCGGCTCGCTCGTCGCCGTCCTCGCGCTCGCGGTGGGCGGCGGCGTGCTGTGGCTGTGGAGCGACGCGAAGGTGAGCACGGCGGGCCGGGCGGAGTTCCGCAACGAACTGGCGGTGCCGCCGCTCGCGCCGTCGCACATCGACGAGAAGGACGGCGCGCGCGTCTTCGACCTGCGGATGCGCGAGGGCGAGAAGGAGTTCAGGCCCGGCAGGAGGACGGCCACGTGGGGCTTCGACGGGGATTTCCTCGGGCCGACCCTGCGCGCCGAGCGCGGCGAGAAGGTCAGGGTCCGCGTGCGCAACGAGCTCGACGAGGCGTCCAGCGTGCACTGGCACGGCATGCATCTGCCCGCCCGGATGGACGGCGGCCCGCACCAGATGATCGAGCCCGGCGCCGAGTGGACCCCGCGGTGGACCGTGGACCAGCCCGCCGCCACCCTCTGGTACCACCCCCATCCGCACGGGCGGACCGAGCGCCACGTCCAGCGGGGGCTCGCCGGGATGTTCCTGGTGGACGACGAGCGCAGCGAACGGCTCGCGCTGCCCCGGACGTACGGGGTCGACGATCTGCCGGTGATCGTGCAGGACGTGAAGTTCGACGGGGCCGGCTTCGACCACGGGCACGGGCTGATGCGGTCGGTCGGCTTCCTCGGTGACCGGACCATGGTCAACGGCACCCTCGACCCGTACCGGGTGGTGCGCGACGAGCGGGTCCGGCTGCGGCTGCTCAACGCGTCGACGGCACGGACGTACGCCTTCGGGTTCGCGGACGGCCGGGACGTCGCGCTCGTGGGGACGGACGGCGGGCTCCTGGAGCGGCCGGCCACGCTGGACCGGATCCGGCTGTCGCCCGGGGAGCGGGCCGAGATCGTGGTGCGGATGGCGCCCGGTGAGCGGGCCGTGCTGCGCAGCTTCCCGCAGGACGGCTACGGGGACGCGTGGCAGCGGCGGTTCGCGGGCGGCGACGACTCCTTCGACGTGTTGCAGCTGCGCGCGGCGGACCGGCTCCGGCCCTCCCCCGCGATCCCGTCCCGGCTGGGCGAGTTGGAGCTGCCCGACGCCCGGGACGCCGTGCGCGGACGGGACTTCGAGCTGCGGATGAGCGGCATCAACGGGCGGGCCATGGACATGGGCCGGATCGACGAGACGGTCACGCGCGGCACCACCGAGGTGTGGACCGTGCGCAACGACAACGGGATGCCGCACAACTTCCATGTGCACGACGTGCAGTTCAGGGTCGTCGAGGTCGACGGGGAGGCGCCGCCGCCCGAGCTGCGCGGCCGCAAGGACACCGTGTTCCTGCCGAGCGGGACGACGATGAGGCTGGCGCTGCGGTTCGACGGGGGACCGGAGTTCGCCGATCCCGAGGTGCCGTTCATGTACCACTGCCATCTGCTGTACCACGAAGACGGCGCAATGATGGGGCAGTTCGTGGTCGTCGACCAGGGGCAGCGGGCGCGGACGCCGGGCTCCGGTGATCACGGGCACCACTGA
- a CDS encoding WhiB family transcriptional regulator, which yields MADFSRLPGPNADLWDWQLLAACRGVDSSLFFHPEGERGAARSARENSAKEVCMRCPVRAECAAHALQVREPYGVWGGLTEDEREELMGRARNRLVTASAMGGGTPATGAGRN from the coding sequence ATGGCAGATTTCTCCCGCCTTCCCGGACCGAACGCAGATCTGTGGGACTGGCAGCTCCTCGCGGCCTGCCGCGGGGTCGACAGCTCGCTCTTCTTCCACCCGGAAGGCGAGCGGGGAGCGGCGCGCAGCGCCCGCGAGAACTCGGCCAAGGAGGTCTGCATGAGGTGCCCGGTGCGCGCGGAGTGCGCTGCTCACGCGCTCCAGGTGCGCGAGCCGTACGGCGTCTGGGGCGGACTCACCGAGGACGAGCGCGAAGAGCTCATGGGACGGGCCCGCAACCGGCTCGTCACGGCGTCGGCGATGGGTGGTGGAACCCCCGCGACCGGCGCGGGACGCAACTGA
- a CDS encoding response regulator transcription factor yields MTSVLVCDDSPLAREALRRAVATVPGVERVTTAANGEEVLRRWGADRSDLILMDVRMPGLGGVETVRRLLSADPGARIIMLTVAEDLDGVALAVAAGARGYLHKDASRAELRATVTQALADPTWRLAPRRLRSAEMGAAPTLTAREIQVLEGMSHGRSNAEIGRELFLSEDTVKTHARRLFKKLGASDRAHAVALGFRWGLVR; encoded by the coding sequence ATGACATCCGTCCTCGTCTGCGACGACTCCCCGCTTGCCCGAGAGGCGCTGCGCCGCGCGGTAGCGACCGTGCCCGGCGTCGAGCGCGTGACGACCGCGGCCAACGGCGAGGAAGTCCTCCGCCGCTGGGGCGCCGACCGCTCGGACCTGATTCTGATGGACGTACGCATGCCCGGCCTGGGCGGCGTCGAGACAGTGCGGCGGCTGCTCTCCGCCGACCCCGGTGCGCGCATCATCATGCTCACCGTCGCCGAGGACCTGGACGGCGTGGCGCTCGCCGTCGCCGCCGGCGCCCGCGGCTATCTGCACAAGGACGCCTCGCGCGCCGAACTGCGGGCCACGGTGACGCAGGCGCTCGCGGACCCGACCTGGCGGCTCGCGCCGCGCAGACTGCGCTCGGCCGAGATGGGTGCCGCGCCGACCCTGACCGCGCGCGAGATCCAGGTGCTCGAAGGCATGAGCCATGGACGGTCCAACGCCGAGATCGGGCGCGAGCTGTTCCTCTCCGAGGACACGGTGAAGACGCACGCGCGGCGTCTGTTCAAGAAGCTGGGTGCCTCCGACCGGGCGCACGCGGTGGCTCTCGGGTTCCGGTGGGGCCTGGTCCGGTAG
- a CDS encoding MOSC domain-containing protein: MKLLSLNLGRREAVEYTDQPEGVTGIDKRPVEGPVRVTAPGAKGTGASGLAGDAVCDTRHHGGDDQAVYAYAREDLDAWERTLGRPLPSGVFGENLTTEGVDITGAKIGERWRVGPDLVLEVTSGRIPCRTFQGHLGERGWVKRFTQEGVPGAYLRVIEPGEIRAGDAIEVIHRPDHEVTVAFQFRAVTTERPLLPRLLVAADALHAETVRQARAYVTKHGL; encoded by the coding sequence ATGAAGCTTCTGTCTCTCAACCTGGGCCGTCGCGAGGCCGTGGAGTACACCGACCAGCCGGAGGGCGTGACCGGCATCGACAAGCGGCCGGTCGAGGGCCCGGTGCGGGTCACCGCGCCCGGGGCCAAGGGGACCGGCGCGAGCGGGCTGGCCGGGGACGCGGTGTGCGACACCCGCCACCACGGCGGCGACGACCAGGCCGTCTACGCGTACGCGCGCGAGGACCTCGACGCCTGGGAGCGGACCCTGGGGCGGCCGCTGCCGAGCGGCGTGTTCGGCGAGAACCTCACCACCGAGGGCGTCGACATCACCGGCGCGAAGATCGGCGAGCGCTGGCGCGTCGGCCCCGACCTGGTCCTGGAGGTCACCTCGGGCCGGATCCCGTGCCGCACCTTCCAGGGGCACCTGGGCGAGCGCGGCTGGGTCAAGCGGTTCACGCAGGAGGGCGTTCCGGGGGCGTATCTGCGGGTGATCGAGCCGGGTGAGATCCGCGCGGGCGACGCGATCGAGGTGATCCACCGGCCCGACCACGAGGTGACGGTGGCGTTCCAGTTCCGGGCCGTGACGACCGAGCGGCCGCTGCTGCCCCGGCTGCTCGTGGCGGCGGACGCGCTGCACGCGGAGACGGTGCGGCAGGCGCGCGCGTACGTGACGAAGCACGGCCTGTAG
- a CDS encoding sigma-70 family RNA polymerase sigma factor — translation MRDDEAATPQGGIGTLVGAAVDGDEQATHDLLAHVHPLAIRYCRTRLSRLPGDARHFVEDLAQEVCVAVLLALPRYKDTGRPFEAFVFAIAAHKVADLQRAAMRGPGSTAVPSDEMPERPDDSLGPEERALLSSDAEWAKKLLANLPDNQRELLLLRIAVGLTAEETGQMLGMSPGAVRVAQHRALSRLRALAEQ, via the coding sequence ATGCGCGACGACGAGGCAGCCACCCCGCAGGGAGGCATCGGTACGCTAGTCGGCGCAGCCGTCGACGGTGACGAGCAGGCCACGCACGATCTGCTCGCGCACGTCCATCCCCTCGCCATCCGCTACTGCCGCACCCGGCTGTCCCGGCTGCCCGGTGACGCGCGGCACTTCGTGGAGGACCTCGCCCAGGAAGTCTGTGTCGCGGTGCTGCTCGCACTGCCGCGCTACAAGGACACCGGGCGCCCCTTCGAGGCCTTCGTCTTCGCCATCGCCGCGCACAAGGTCGCCGACCTGCAGCGCGCCGCCATGCGCGGCCCCGGGTCCACGGCCGTGCCGTCCGACGAGATGCCCGAGCGGCCCGACGACTCCCTCGGCCCCGAGGAGCGGGCACTGCTCAGCAGTGACGCCGAATGGGCCAAGAAGCTGCTCGCCAACCTGCCCGACAACCAGCGGGAGCTGCTCCTGCTGCGCATCGCCGTCGGCCTCACCGCCGAGGAGACCGGGCAGATGCTCGGCATGTCACCCGGCGCCGTGCGGGTCGCCCAGCACCGGGCGTTGAGCCGCCTCAGGGCGCTCGCGGAGCAGTAG
- a CDS encoding SDR family oxidoreductase has product MTTALITGSTAGIGAAFARRLAADGHNLVLVARDTKRLREQATELHDGHGIEAEVLTADLSTDEGIAAVEARLQDRKAAVDLLVNNAGFGNKGHYLEVPMADELTMLKVHCEAVLRLTSAATAVMRERGRGGVVNVASVAAFVPRGTYGASKAWVVQFTQGAAKDLAGSGVRLMALCPGFVRTEFHERAGMGTGNIPKWMWLDADKLVAAALSDLARGKSLSIPDPRYKALMGVVKVTPRALLGGITSRTGRKYGPQ; this is encoded by the coding sequence ATGACTACGGCACTGATCACGGGATCCACCGCGGGCATCGGCGCCGCGTTCGCCCGGCGCCTCGCCGCCGACGGGCACAACCTGGTGCTCGTCGCGCGCGACACGAAGCGGCTGCGGGAGCAGGCGACGGAGCTGCACGACGGGCACGGCATCGAGGCCGAGGTGCTCACCGCCGACCTGTCCACGGACGAGGGGATCGCGGCGGTCGAGGCGCGCCTCCAGGACCGTAAGGCGGCCGTCGACCTCCTCGTCAACAACGCCGGGTTCGGCAACAAGGGGCACTACCTCGAAGTCCCCATGGCCGACGAGCTGACGATGCTGAAGGTGCACTGCGAGGCGGTGCTGCGGCTGACGTCGGCGGCGACCGCGGTGATGCGCGAGCGCGGGCGGGGCGGCGTGGTCAATGTGGCGTCGGTCGCGGCGTTCGTGCCGCGCGGCACGTACGGGGCGTCGAAGGCGTGGGTCGTGCAGTTCACGCAGGGCGCGGCGAAGGACCTCGCGGGCAGCGGGGTCCGGCTGATGGCGCTGTGCCCGGGGTTCGTGCGGACGGAGTTCCACGAGCGGGCCGGGATGGGCACGGGCAACATCCCGAAGTGGATGTGGCTCGACGCGGACAAGCTGGTGGCCGCAGCCCTGTCCGACCTGGCCCGCGGCAAGTCGCTCTCGATCCCCGACCCGCGGTACAAGGCGCTGATGGGCGTGGTGAAGGTGACGCCGCGCGCGCTGCTCGGCGGGATCACGTCACGTACGGGACGGAAGTACGGGCCGCAGTAG
- the guaB gene encoding IMP dehydrogenase: MTANVDGVPEKFATLGLTYDDVLLLPGSSDMAPDQIDTASYVSKNVRVNIPLLSAAMDKVTESRMAIAMARQGGVGVLHRNLSIADQANQVDLVKRSESGMVTDPITVHPDATLGEADAICAKFRISGVPVVDGGGKLLGIVTNRDMAFENDRSRQVREVMTPMPLVTGKVGISGVDAMELLRRHKIEKLPLVDDAGVLKGLITVKDFVKAEKYPNAAKDSEGRLLVGAAVGVAGDAFERAQALVEAGADFIVVDTAHGHSRLVGDMVAKIKSNAGGVDVIGGNIATRDGAKALIDSGVDGIKVGVGPGSICTTRVVAGIGVPQVTAIYEASLAAKEAGVPVIGDGGLQYSGDIAKALVAGADTVMLGSLLAGCEESPGELMFINGKQFKSYRGMGSLGAMQTRGDRKSFSKDRYFQEGVASDEQLIPEGIEGQVPYRGPLSSVVHQLVGGLRQSMFYVGGQTVPQLQENGRFVRITSAGLKESHPHDIQMTVEAPNYSRK, encoded by the coding sequence ATGACTGCAAACGTCGACGGAGTGCCCGAGAAATTCGCGACACTCGGGCTGACCTACGACGACGTGCTGCTGCTGCCGGGCTCGTCGGACATGGCGCCCGACCAGATCGACACCGCCTCGTACGTCTCCAAGAACGTGCGGGTGAACATCCCGCTGCTCTCCGCCGCGATGGACAAGGTCACCGAGTCCCGGATGGCCATCGCCATGGCGCGTCAGGGCGGCGTCGGTGTCCTGCACCGCAACCTGTCGATCGCCGACCAGGCGAACCAGGTCGACCTCGTGAAGCGCTCCGAGTCCGGCATGGTGACCGACCCGATCACGGTGCACCCGGACGCGACGCTCGGCGAGGCCGACGCGATCTGTGCCAAGTTCCGGATCTCCGGTGTGCCGGTGGTCGACGGCGGCGGCAAGCTGCTCGGCATCGTCACCAACCGCGACATGGCCTTCGAGAACGACCGCAGCCGCCAGGTGCGCGAGGTCATGACGCCGATGCCGCTCGTCACCGGCAAGGTCGGCATCTCCGGCGTCGACGCCATGGAGCTGCTGCGCCGCCACAAGATCGAGAAGCTTCCGCTGGTCGACGACGCCGGTGTGCTCAAGGGCCTCATCACCGTCAAGGACTTCGTCAAGGCGGAGAAGTACCCGAACGCCGCGAAGGACTCCGAGGGCCGGCTGCTCGTCGGTGCCGCGGTCGGCGTCGCCGGTGACGCCTTCGAGCGGGCGCAGGCGCTCGTCGAGGCGGGCGCCGACTTCATCGTCGTCGACACCGCGCACGGCCACTCGCGGCTCGTCGGCGACATGGTCGCCAAGATCAAGTCCAACGCGGGCGGCGTCGACGTCATCGGCGGCAACATCGCGACCCGCGACGGCGCCAAGGCGCTCATCGACTCCGGTGTCGACGGCATCAAGGTCGGCGTCGGACCGGGCTCCATCTGCACGACGCGCGTCGTCGCCGGTATCGGTGTCCCACAGGTCACGGCCATCTACGAGGCGTCGCTCGCCGCCAAGGAGGCCGGGGTCCCGGTCATCGGCGACGGTGGCCTCCAGTACTCCGGTGACATCGCCAAGGCGCTCGTCGCCGGTGCCGACACCGTGATGCTCGGTTCGCTGCTCGCGGGCTGCGAGGAGTCGCCGGGTGAGCTGATGTTCATCAACGGCAAGCAGTTCAAGTCGTACCGGGGCATGGGTTCGCTCGGTGCCATGCAGACGCGCGGCGACCGGAAGTCCTTCTCCAAGGACCGCTACTTCCAGGAGGGCGTCGCCTCCGACGAGCAGCTGATCCCCGAGGGCATCGAGGGCCAGGTCCCGTACCGCGGTCCGCTGTCGTCCGTCGTCCACCAGCTGGTGGGCGGTCTGCGCCAGTCGATGTTCTACGTGGGCGGGCAGACCGTGCCGCAGCTCCAGGAGAACGGCCGCTTCGTCCGCATCACGTCCGCGGGCCTCAAGGAGAGCCACCCGCACGACATCCAGATGACGGTCGAGGCGCCGAACTACAGCCGTAAGTAA
- a CDS encoding LysR family transcriptional regulator — MIEARHLRVLRAVAATGSFSAAARELGCTQPAVSQQMKALESSAGTPLLIRTGREMRLTQAGEALVRHAAGILAGLTAAEEEVAAIAGLRAGRVRLVSFPSGSSTLVPTALAALRAAHPGTRVSLVEAEPPRSVEMLREGDCDVALAFRYEGAHAAEEWDDLVVRPLLADRLVGLVPEGHRLASAGSVTIDAFADESWIAGCPRCRRQLVEVCRGAGFVPRIDFATDDYPAVVGLVGAGLGVAVLPELAIESVRPKGARTVTVEPAVQREIVALTLPDLAQVPAVAATLDQLAKAATRAATV, encoded by the coding sequence ATGATCGAGGCCCGTCATCTCCGTGTCCTGCGCGCCGTCGCCGCCACCGGCTCCTTCTCGGCGGCGGCCCGCGAGCTGGGCTGCACCCAGCCCGCGGTGAGCCAGCAGATGAAGGCCCTGGAGAGCTCGGCCGGCACCCCGCTGCTGATCCGCACGGGCCGCGAGATGCGCCTGACCCAGGCCGGCGAGGCCCTCGTGCGGCACGCGGCGGGCATCCTCGCCGGGCTCACCGCCGCCGAGGAGGAGGTCGCCGCGATCGCGGGCCTGCGCGCGGGCCGGGTGCGTCTGGTGTCCTTCCCCAGCGGCAGTTCGACGCTGGTCCCGACGGCCCTGGCCGCCCTGCGCGCCGCACACCCCGGCACCCGCGTCTCGCTGGTCGAGGCCGAGCCGCCGCGCTCGGTGGAGATGCTGCGCGAGGGCGACTGCGACGTGGCTCTTGCCTTCCGGTACGAAGGCGCTCACGCGGCGGAGGAGTGGGACGACCTGGTCGTACGCCCGCTGCTCGCGGACCGGCTCGTGGGCCTGGTCCCCGAGGGGCACCGGCTCGCGTCGGCGGGCTCGGTGACGATCGACGCGTTCGCGGACGAGTCGTGGATCGCGGGGTGCCCGCGCTGCCGGCGCCAGTTGGTGGAGGTGTGCCGGGGCGCCGGGTTCGTCCCCCGTATCGACTTCGCGACGGACGACTATCCGGCGGTGGTCGGCCTCGTCGGCGCGGGGCTCGGAGTCGCCGTCCTGCCCGAACTGGCGATCGAGTCCGTTCGGCCCAAGGGTGCACGGACAGTGACCGTGGAGCCCGCGGTGCAGCGCGAGATCGTCGCGCTCACCCTGCCCGATCTGGCCCAGGTGCCGGCGGTCGCCGCGACCCTCGACCAGCTGGCGAAGGCCGCCACCAGGGCCGCGACGGTCTGA
- the groES gene encoding co-chaperone GroES, giving the protein MTTTSSKVAIKPLEDRIVVQPLDAEQTTASGLVIPDTAKEKPQEGVVLAVGPGRFENGERLPLDVKTGDIVLYSKYGGTEVKYNGEEYLVLSARDVLAIVEK; this is encoded by the coding sequence GTGACGACCACCAGCTCCAAGGTTGCCATCAAGCCGCTCGAGGACCGCATTGTGGTCCAGCCGCTCGACGCCGAGCAGACCACGGCCTCTGGCCTGGTCATTCCGGACACCGCCAAGGAGAAGCCCCAGGAGGGCGTCGTCCTGGCCGTGGGCCCGGGCCGCTTCGAGAACGGCGAGCGCCTTCCGCTCGACGTGAAGACCGGCGACATCGTGCTGTACAGCAAGTACGGCGGCACCGAAGTCAAGTACAACGGCGAGGAGTACCTCGTCCTCTCGGCTCGCGACGTGCTCGCGATCGTCGAGAAGTAG